A DNA window from Macadamia integrifolia cultivar HAES 741 chromosome 4, SCU_Mint_v3, whole genome shotgun sequence contains the following coding sequences:
- the LOC122076601 gene encoding AP2-like ethylene-responsive transcription factor ANT isoform X2 has translation MKSMNNDNSNTNNWLGFSLSPHMNIEVRPESHHHHHHHHPNHSQTQPPAAAVSTAVPTSFFLPPPPQLNSGICYGVDGENGGFYSHLPIMPLKSDGSLCIMEALTRSQTEGMVPTSSPKLEDFLSGASMGNHHYGSNEREAMALSLDSMYYQHNTEPDTNRHNFLQQPFRQQQQQIQVQQHPYFSGLTGHEMFQAPLEEEPGLKSWVTRHYSTSQALERKMTTGCISEDGAGTTSVGPMGYGDLQPLSLSMSPGSQSSCVTAPQQISPTVTDSMAMETKKRGSGKVGQKQPVHRKSIDTFGQRTSQYRGVTRHRWTGRYEAHLWDNSSKKEGQTRKGRQVYLGGYDMEEKAARAYDLAALKYWGPSTHINFQLENYQGELEEMKNMSRQEYVAHLRRKSSGFSRGASMYRGVTRHHQHGRWQARIGRVAGNKDLYLGTFSTQEEAAEAYDVAAIKFRGVNAVTNFDITRYDVERITASNTLLAGELAKRNKDTESSEFVDTPSASVQNSIAEAGVSEDKSRGCADWKMVHYQPSDQPITCVEPLDEKPMNYRNPSFSGALHDLIGIDHGVDDSGKQGTYLSNASSLVTSLCSSREGSPDRNGLPMLFAKSTAASKLVPPNATMNAWIPSAAQLRPSIPMSHMPVFAAWSDA, from the exons ATGAAGTCCATGAATAATGATAACAGCAACACCAATAACTGGTtaggtttctctctctcaccccaCATGAACATCGAGGTTCGTCCAGAAtcccatcaccatcatcatcatcatcatcctaaTCATAGTCAAACACAGCCTCCGGCTGCGGCTGTTTCTACTGCTGTTCCAACAAGCTTCTTCttacctcctcctcctcagtTGAACTCCGGAATCTGTTATGGGGTTGACGGAGAAAATGGTGGGTTCTATTCTCACTTGCCCATAATGCCACTTAAGTCTGATGGTTCTCTTTGTATAATGGAAGCTCTAACCAGGTCACAAACTGAAG GGATGGTGCCAACTTCATCCCCTAAGCTGGAAGACTTCTTAAGTGGTGCATCAATGGGAAACCATCACTACGGAAGCAATGAAAGAGAAGCCATGGCTCTCAGCTTGGACAGCATGTATTACCAACATAACACTGAACCAGACACCAACAGACACAACTTTCTTCAACAACCGTTTaggcagcaacagcagcagatTCAAGTTCAACAGCATCCATATTTCTCTGGACTTACAGGCCATGAGATGTTCCAAGCACCACTGGAGGAGGAACCAGGCCTGAAGAGCTGGGTTACTAGGCACTATTCAACCAGCCAGGCATTGGAACGTAAAATGACCACTGGTTGCATTAGTGAAGATGGAGCAGGGACTACGTCTGTTGGTCCTATGGGATATGGGGATTTGCAGCCTCTGAGCTTGTCCATGAGCCCTGGTTCTCAGTCAAGCTGTGTGACAGCCCCACAGCAAATTTCTCCAACTGTAACCGACTCTATGGCCATGGAAACAAAGAAGAGAGGGTCTGGAAAGGTAGGTCAGAAACAACCTGTTCATCGGAAGTCCATTGACACATTTGGACAGAGAACCTCTCAGTATAGAGGCGTTACAAG GCATAGATGGACCGGTAGATATGAAGCCCATCTATGGGATAATAGTAGCAAGAAGGAAGGGCAGACCAGGAAAGGGAGGCAAG TTTATCTGG GGGGCTATGATATGGAAGAGAAAGCTGCCAGAGCTTATGATCTAGCGGCTCTCAAGTATTGGGGCccttcaacccacatcaatttccAA CTGGAAAATTACCAGGGAGAACTCGAAGAAATGAAGAACATGAGCAGGCAAGAATATGTTGCTCACTTGAGAAG GAAAAGCAGTGGTTTCTCGAGAGGGGCTTCAATGTACCGTGGAGTAACAAG ACATCATCAGCATGGGAGGTGGCAAGCTCGGATTGGCAGGGTTGCAGGAAACAAAGACCTTTACCTTGGGACATTCA GCACCCAAGAAGAAGCAGCTGAAGCATATGACGTCGCAGCAATCAAGTTCCGAGGGGTGAATGCTGTCACCAACTTTGATATAACGAGATATGACGTTGAAAGAATCACAGCGAGCAATACATTGCTTGCGGGAGAACTTGCCAAGCGAAACAAAGATACAGAATCGAGCGAGTTTGTTGATACCCCTTCTGCCTCAGTTCAGAACAGCATTGCAGAAGCTGGGGTTTCCGAAGACAAAAGTAGGGGCTGCGCAGACTGGAAGATGGTACACTATCAACCCTCCGACCAACCAATCACTTGCGTCGAACCACTCGATGAGAAACCTATGAATTACAGAAACCCATCTTTCTCAGGGGCCCTACATGATCTGATTGGAATTGATCATGGGGTAGATGACTCGGGCAAGCAGGGTACCTATCTGTCCAATGCGTCTTCTCTGGTGACCAGCTTATGCAGTTCCAGAGAAGGCAGCCCCGATAGAAATGGGCTTCCTATGCTCTTTGCAAAATCCACGGCGGCATCAAAGCTCGTTCCTCCTAATGCCACCATGAATGCTTGGATTCCATCTGCTGCCCAGCTGAGGCCTTCAATCCCAATGTCTCATATGCCTGTCTTTGCCGCCTGGTCAGATGCTTAA
- the LOC122076601 gene encoding AP2-like ethylene-responsive transcription factor ANT isoform X1: MKSMNNDNSNTNNWLGFSLSPHMNIEVRPESHHHHHHHHPNHSQTQPPAAAVSTAVPTSFFLPPPPQLNSGICYGVDGENGGFYSHLPIMPLKSDGSLCIMEALTRSQTEGMVPTSSPKLEDFLSGASMGNHHYGSNEREAMALSLDSMYYQHNTEPDTNRHNFLQQPFRQQQQQIQVQQHPYFSGLTGHEMFQAPLEEEPGLKSWVTRHYSTSQALERKMTTGCISEDGAGTTSVGPMGYGDLQPLSLSMSPGSQSSCVTAPQQISPTVTDSMAMETKKRGSGKVGQKQPVHRKSIDTFGQRTSQYRGVTSVLIRHRWTGRYEAHLWDNSSKKEGQTRKGRQVYLGGYDMEEKAARAYDLAALKYWGPSTHINFQLENYQGELEEMKNMSRQEYVAHLRRKSSGFSRGASMYRGVTRHHQHGRWQARIGRVAGNKDLYLGTFSTQEEAAEAYDVAAIKFRGVNAVTNFDITRYDVERITASNTLLAGELAKRNKDTESSEFVDTPSASVQNSIAEAGVSEDKSRGCADWKMVHYQPSDQPITCVEPLDEKPMNYRNPSFSGALHDLIGIDHGVDDSGKQGTYLSNASSLVTSLCSSREGSPDRNGLPMLFAKSTAASKLVPPNATMNAWIPSAAQLRPSIPMSHMPVFAAWSDA; this comes from the exons ATGAAGTCCATGAATAATGATAACAGCAACACCAATAACTGGTtaggtttctctctctcaccccaCATGAACATCGAGGTTCGTCCAGAAtcccatcaccatcatcatcatcatcatcctaaTCATAGTCAAACACAGCCTCCGGCTGCGGCTGTTTCTACTGCTGTTCCAACAAGCTTCTTCttacctcctcctcctcagtTGAACTCCGGAATCTGTTATGGGGTTGACGGAGAAAATGGTGGGTTCTATTCTCACTTGCCCATAATGCCACTTAAGTCTGATGGTTCTCTTTGTATAATGGAAGCTCTAACCAGGTCACAAACTGAAG GGATGGTGCCAACTTCATCCCCTAAGCTGGAAGACTTCTTAAGTGGTGCATCAATGGGAAACCATCACTACGGAAGCAATGAAAGAGAAGCCATGGCTCTCAGCTTGGACAGCATGTATTACCAACATAACACTGAACCAGACACCAACAGACACAACTTTCTTCAACAACCGTTTaggcagcaacagcagcagatTCAAGTTCAACAGCATCCATATTTCTCTGGACTTACAGGCCATGAGATGTTCCAAGCACCACTGGAGGAGGAACCAGGCCTGAAGAGCTGGGTTACTAGGCACTATTCAACCAGCCAGGCATTGGAACGTAAAATGACCACTGGTTGCATTAGTGAAGATGGAGCAGGGACTACGTCTGTTGGTCCTATGGGATATGGGGATTTGCAGCCTCTGAGCTTGTCCATGAGCCCTGGTTCTCAGTCAAGCTGTGTGACAGCCCCACAGCAAATTTCTCCAACTGTAACCGACTCTATGGCCATGGAAACAAAGAAGAGAGGGTCTGGAAAGGTAGGTCAGAAACAACCTGTTCATCGGAAGTCCATTGACACATTTGGACAGAGAACCTCTCAGTATAGAGGCGTTACAAG TGTCCTTATCAGGCATAGATGGACCGGTAGATATGAAGCCCATCTATGGGATAATAGTAGCAAGAAGGAAGGGCAGACCAGGAAAGGGAGGCAAG TTTATCTGG GGGGCTATGATATGGAAGAGAAAGCTGCCAGAGCTTATGATCTAGCGGCTCTCAAGTATTGGGGCccttcaacccacatcaatttccAA CTGGAAAATTACCAGGGAGAACTCGAAGAAATGAAGAACATGAGCAGGCAAGAATATGTTGCTCACTTGAGAAG GAAAAGCAGTGGTTTCTCGAGAGGGGCTTCAATGTACCGTGGAGTAACAAG ACATCATCAGCATGGGAGGTGGCAAGCTCGGATTGGCAGGGTTGCAGGAAACAAAGACCTTTACCTTGGGACATTCA GCACCCAAGAAGAAGCAGCTGAAGCATATGACGTCGCAGCAATCAAGTTCCGAGGGGTGAATGCTGTCACCAACTTTGATATAACGAGATATGACGTTGAAAGAATCACAGCGAGCAATACATTGCTTGCGGGAGAACTTGCCAAGCGAAACAAAGATACAGAATCGAGCGAGTTTGTTGATACCCCTTCTGCCTCAGTTCAGAACAGCATTGCAGAAGCTGGGGTTTCCGAAGACAAAAGTAGGGGCTGCGCAGACTGGAAGATGGTACACTATCAACCCTCCGACCAACCAATCACTTGCGTCGAACCACTCGATGAGAAACCTATGAATTACAGAAACCCATCTTTCTCAGGGGCCCTACATGATCTGATTGGAATTGATCATGGGGTAGATGACTCGGGCAAGCAGGGTACCTATCTGTCCAATGCGTCTTCTCTGGTGACCAGCTTATGCAGTTCCAGAGAAGGCAGCCCCGATAGAAATGGGCTTCCTATGCTCTTTGCAAAATCCACGGCGGCATCAAAGCTCGTTCCTCCTAATGCCACCATGAATGCTTGGATTCCATCTGCTGCCCAGCTGAGGCCTTCAATCCCAATGTCTCATATGCCTGTCTTTGCCGCCTGGTCAGATGCTTAA
- the LOC122076602 gene encoding transcription factor bHLH74-like isoform X1: MDAEDNADLGFQQRGGGGNGGLFNCLPSGMYATQQQSENVDGMATTSMPISMSKSTDVVDSFLGSGWDPFVSQAENVEFKVSSAASSHSNQISSSPYAVGFLETQVVSGSSHLDRYPSDHHSLVGLTHYGSGSFSEMVTPFVLPEDGQIVNREGGTDKTSVNSRNGSFQGSTFPEDHHRVVDEGAGRSSPSGKKRRREPETQFKLDPAQGIEAERKKDASEEVSEGSKEQDEKKQKTEQSPGANLHGKPTGKQGKDRCQKDEGPKEEYIHVRARRGQATNSHSLAERVRREKISERMRFLQDLVPGCNKITGKAVMLDEIINYVQALQRQVEFLSMKLATVNPELNIDIDRILSKDIQGGGSAVHGFGPGMSSPLSHRQIASQGALPTIQNVNPQLHSMLPVPNVWDDDLQRAIQLGFVSNQNIDGLGRMVV; this comes from the exons ATGGATGCGGAGGATAATGCCGATTTGGGTTTTCAACAGAGAGGCGGTGGTGGGAATGGTGGGCTTTTCAATTGTCTTCCTTCAGGGATGTATGCTACTCAGCAGCAGTCTGAGAATGTTGATGGGATGGCCACGACTTCAATGCCGATTTCCATGAGCAAATCCACCGATGTGGTGGACTCATTCTTGGGTTCTGGTTGGGATCCATTTGTTTCACAGGCAGAGAATGTGGAATTCAAAGTTTCTTCAGCGGCTTCTTCCCATTCCAATCAGATTTCTTCTTCACCTTACGCTGTTGGTTTTCTGGAAACTCAGGTAGTCAGTGGCAGCTCCCATCTTGATCGGTATCCATCCGATCATCATAGTCTCGTCGGTCTAACACACTATGGCAGTGGGAGCTTCTCAGAGATGGTAACTCCCTTTGTTCTGCCTGAGGATGGCCAGATTGTTAACAGAGAAGGTGGCACCGACAAAACCTCAGTGAATTCAAGGAATGGCTCTTTTCAAGGCTCTACTTTTCCAGAAGATCATCACCGTGTTGTGGATGAGGGCGCTGGGCGCTCTTCGCCTAGcgggaagaaaaggagaagggaaCCTGAGACCCAGTTCAAATTGGATCCCGCTCAG GGTATAGAAGCAGAGCGGAAGAAGGATGCTTCGGAGGAGGTGTCTGAAGGTTCCAAAGAGCAGGATGAGAAGAAACAGAAGACTGAACAGAGCCCAGGTGCAAATTTGCACGGTAAGCCAACCGGTAAACAGGGTAAAGATCGTTGCCAGAAAGATGAAGGTCCAAAAGAAGAGTACATTCATGTCAGAGCCAGACGAGGCCAAGCCACCAATAGTCACAGCCTTGCTGAGAGG GTGAGGAGAGAAAAGATTAGCGAGCGGATGAGGTTTCTACAAGATCTCGTTCCAGGATGCAATAAG ATTACTGGTAAAGCTGTAATGCTTGATGAGATAATCAACTATGTGCAAGCTCTGCAACGGCAAGTCGAG TTTCTGTCAATGAAACTTGCCACTGTCAACCCAGAGCTCAATATTGACATAGATAGGATTCTATCCAAAGAT ATTCAAGGTGGAGGTTCAGCTGTTCATGGATTCGGTCCCGGAATGAGCTCCCCCCTTTCCCACCGACAAATAGCTTCGCAGGGAGCCCTGCCAACCATTCAGAATGTGAACCCCCAGTTACACTCTATGCTTCCG GTACCAAATGTATGGGATGATGATCTTCAAAGAGCTATCCAGTTGGGCTTTGTCTCCAACCAAAATATTGACGGTTTGGGCAGAATG GTTGTATGA
- the LOC122076602 gene encoding transcription factor bHLH74-like isoform X2 gives MYATQQQSENVDGMATTSMPISMSKSTDVVDSFLGSGWDPFVSQAENVEFKVSSAASSHSNQISSSPYAVGFLETQVVSGSSHLDRYPSDHHSLVGLTHYGSGSFSEMVTPFVLPEDGQIVNREGGTDKTSVNSRNGSFQGSTFPEDHHRVVDEGAGRSSPSGKKRRREPETQFKLDPAQGIEAERKKDASEEVSEGSKEQDEKKQKTEQSPGANLHGKPTGKQGKDRCQKDEGPKEEYIHVRARRGQATNSHSLAERVRREKISERMRFLQDLVPGCNKITGKAVMLDEIINYVQALQRQVEFLSMKLATVNPELNIDIDRILSKDIQGGGSAVHGFGPGMSSPLSHRQIASQGALPTIQNVNPQLHSMLPVPNVWDDDLQRAIQLGFVSNQNIDGLGRMVV, from the exons ATGTATGCTACTCAGCAGCAGTCTGAGAATGTTGATGGGATGGCCACGACTTCAATGCCGATTTCCATGAGCAAATCCACCGATGTGGTGGACTCATTCTTGGGTTCTGGTTGGGATCCATTTGTTTCACAGGCAGAGAATGTGGAATTCAAAGTTTCTTCAGCGGCTTCTTCCCATTCCAATCAGATTTCTTCTTCACCTTACGCTGTTGGTTTTCTGGAAACTCAGGTAGTCAGTGGCAGCTCCCATCTTGATCGGTATCCATCCGATCATCATAGTCTCGTCGGTCTAACACACTATGGCAGTGGGAGCTTCTCAGAGATGGTAACTCCCTTTGTTCTGCCTGAGGATGGCCAGATTGTTAACAGAGAAGGTGGCACCGACAAAACCTCAGTGAATTCAAGGAATGGCTCTTTTCAAGGCTCTACTTTTCCAGAAGATCATCACCGTGTTGTGGATGAGGGCGCTGGGCGCTCTTCGCCTAGcgggaagaaaaggagaagggaaCCTGAGACCCAGTTCAAATTGGATCCCGCTCAG GGTATAGAAGCAGAGCGGAAGAAGGATGCTTCGGAGGAGGTGTCTGAAGGTTCCAAAGAGCAGGATGAGAAGAAACAGAAGACTGAACAGAGCCCAGGTGCAAATTTGCACGGTAAGCCAACCGGTAAACAGGGTAAAGATCGTTGCCAGAAAGATGAAGGTCCAAAAGAAGAGTACATTCATGTCAGAGCCAGACGAGGCCAAGCCACCAATAGTCACAGCCTTGCTGAGAGG GTGAGGAGAGAAAAGATTAGCGAGCGGATGAGGTTTCTACAAGATCTCGTTCCAGGATGCAATAAG ATTACTGGTAAAGCTGTAATGCTTGATGAGATAATCAACTATGTGCAAGCTCTGCAACGGCAAGTCGAG TTTCTGTCAATGAAACTTGCCACTGTCAACCCAGAGCTCAATATTGACATAGATAGGATTCTATCCAAAGAT ATTCAAGGTGGAGGTTCAGCTGTTCATGGATTCGGTCCCGGAATGAGCTCCCCCCTTTCCCACCGACAAATAGCTTCGCAGGGAGCCCTGCCAACCATTCAGAATGTGAACCCCCAGTTACACTCTATGCTTCCG GTACCAAATGTATGGGATGATGATCTTCAAAGAGCTATCCAGTTGGGCTTTGTCTCCAACCAAAATATTGACGGTTTGGGCAGAATG GTTGTATGA